Genomic segment of Streptomyces sp. NBC_01210:
GGTCGGTACCGACCGCGGCTTCCTGCTGCGAGACATGCCGACGCTGGAGGACTACCTCCACTACCGGATCGTCGATGTCTCCTCGGTCAAGGAACTGGCTCGCCGCTGGTTCCCGAGGGCGTACTTCAACAGTCCGGAGAAGAACGGCAACCACCGGGCGCTGGCGGACATCCGCGAATCCATCGCGGAGCTGCGCTACTACCGTGAGGCGGTCTTCGTACCGCAGCCCGGACCCGACTCGGACACCGCGAAGGCGATCGCGGCGAAGCACGTTCTGCCAGTGGAGTGAGGCGGGCCTGACGCGGACGTGAGTCCCGCGTCAGGCCCGCAACAACCCGGGCGCGAGCACCCTCCCCGACCCTGTACACTTTTTCTCGGCCGGTCGGGAGAAAGACCGGTCGTGGTGGGTATAGCTCAGCTGGTAGAGCACCTGGTTGTGGTCCAGGATGTCGCGGGTTCGAGTCCCGTTACTCACCCTGAATGATCAAGGCCCGACCTGTGAGAACAGGTCGGGCCTTCGTCATGTCCGAAACTTTGGGAACACTGAGGGCACTACGCGGTTCAAGGCCCCCGTTGAGGCGCACGGCGGACAGTGGCCGCATGGCTGGGTTCGCCGGCATGGTTCGTTGAGGAGCCGGCAGTGCCCGGCGACGTCCCGCTCGACAGCTACGCGACCTACGGACTGGGTGCATGCCGAGAGACAGGCGAGAAGGACACCGAGGCCCCGGAGAAGTGGGCGCGGCGGCCTGCCGACCCGGCTCGGCACGCGCCTGGACGGCAAGGTCTCGATGGACCGGTACCAGCTGGAGCAGCTGGCCCGCGACAAGGCGATCAAGCTGATCATGGAGCCGGTCAAGGGCATCGAGGAGGCGCGGATCCGCCGGGAGGAAGCGCAGCGGATTGCTGACCGGCGGGCGGCTGACCGTCGTCTCGTCTTTGCCGCGCTGATCGCCTCGGTGCTGCTGCCCCTGCTGACCGTGTATCTCTCGTCGCAGGGGCTGGAGCGTGACGCGACACAAGAGCGAAGGTTCGGCACGCTTCCGCACCGACGTGGCGTTCACTGTCATCGCGGCGCTGTGCCTTGCTGGGTTCGCGTTCCTCGTCATCACGACGCAGGGCATGGCGCATGATCTGCGCACCGCGAATGAGGCGAGGGATGCGCTCGCCCGGCAGGTGCAGCAGCTGGGCGGCACGCCTGTCGCGGGGAAGCCGGGCAGCCGCGGTGAGCCCGGCCTCGCCGGACAGCGCGGCGAGAAGGGCCACCAGGGCGAGCCGGGCCCGATTGGACCCACCGGATCCATTGGTCCGTCCGGCCAGCCGGGAGACGACGGCACGAACGGCATCAGCCAGACCGGTGTCCCCGGCAGTCCGGGCGCCGACGGCCAGTCGGTTGTCGGCCCGCAGGGTGAGACTGGCCCGCAAGGTCAGCCCGGTGCCGACGGTCACGACGGGGCTGACGGCAAGGACGGCGCAGACGGCCAGGCGTGCCCAGCCGGCCACTCGTGGCAGGCGCCAGCTGACGATTCGGATGCGCTGGTGTGCCGCAACGATGGTGCGCCCCCGCCGAGGGAGAAGCCCGGCCTGTTGTCCCTCGGCCTGGGTCCGACCCGCCGCCAATACCCCTGATACGAACGCCCCCTGTTCACCCTTCGGGGAGGGCAGGGGGCGCTTTCGTCATGCCCGGGTGCGTCGCTGCCAGCAGAGGTACGCGCCGATGGCGAGGAGTCCGGTGATGACGAGGTTCCCGATCAGCGTGGGTGTGTCGCCTCCCTTACTGATGGCGGTGAAGCCGCCGAGCGCGAGCGCTCCGAGGATGATGGCGAGGATGGTCCAGAACGCTTTCACGGCGGCCCCCAAGGCGTGCGGAATGTGGGCCACAAGGTAGCGGCTGACATGCCACCCGGCTCCCCCTCGCGCGACCGGGGGCAACCCGTGCGTCGAGGCGCCACCGAATCCGTGCGTCTGGCGCCCTCGCCGAGGGGCCGGGCGTCGCTGTACGGTGCGCGCATGTCCCCGGACAGACCGTCGCTCCCCGCGGCTCTACGCCGAGCCGTGCTCGAAGAGTCCGGATACGCGTGCGCCGTGCCCAGTTGCCGCATGACCCGGTGGAAATCGCTCACATCGAGCCATGGTCGAAGGTCCAACAGCACACCTTCGACAACCTGATCGCGCTCTGTCCGAACCACCACACCAGGTTCGACACCGAGAAGCGGATTCCAGCAGCGTCGGTGCACCGGTGGAAGGCGAACCTCGCTGTCCTCAACGGTCGGTACAGCGACCTTGAGCGCCGACTCCTCGAAGAGGCTGCGAATGCGCCCCAGAACGCGATGTGGCCCATTCACCGGAGTCTGTTCCTCCTGATCCGGAACCTTCTCGCCGACGACATGATCGGGAGGGTGGCGAATCACGGGCAGCCCGGGATCGTCCTCAACAACCAGCCTGTGGAGATCTTCGTGGCACTCACCCCAAAGGGCCGGGAGTTCGTCCGGCGATGGCAGGACGCCGAGCCGCTCGGCGAATGATCGCCGACTCGAGACGGCACGATGCCACGGACAGCCCCGCACCACCTTTCCCGCGGGGCCGGGTGCTGCGTCGTCTCCGGGTTGCGCGCAACGGCCCGGCGAGCGGGCTCCGTCAGCAATCTCGCGCAACTCCCCGCAGTCGCTCTGCCATTGGCAGCATGCTGAGACTCCGACCAGCGAGAACGGAGCACACCATGACGCTCAAGTTCATCGGCACGACCTCGGAGCACGGCAACTGCCCCACGCTGTATGAGGTCGAGGAGACCGGCGACATCGTCGTCCAGGGCGACCAGCTGACCGACCCCGAGCACCTAGCGCAGCTGCGCGATGTCGGCGAGCATGAGACGTTCGTCGTCATTCCCCGTGCACTGCTGACCCGCTTCACCCCCAAGGAGTGACGTGCCCGCCCTGATCCCGTTCGAGGAGATCGCCCACCTCTTCTCGGAGTTCGAGCACACCGCGTTCCGGTTGGAGACCCGCCGCGGCTACGTCTCCGACCGGCAGGGCGCCCGCTTCCAGGCGTTCATGCGAGGCATCGACCCGCCGCCGGAGCCGGGCCACCCGTGGAACGTCAACGTGCGCGAGAAGGCCGAGCAGGGCGCCACGTTCTCCCGCGTGCGGATCATCGACGAGCCGCCCACGGATGGGCAGCGGTTCCTTATGGCAACCGCGGCGGGCAACGTCGCGGCGGGCGAGGACATTCGCGTCGTGCCCCGGTCCGAGGCTAAGCGGCTGGGGCTCCCGGACTTCGACCTGTGGCTGTTCGACTCCCGCACCCTGGTCCGCATGCACATCGACGACACCGACACCACGATCGGCGTCGAGCTGGTCGACGACCCGGCGCAGGTGCTCGCCGCCTG
This window contains:
- a CDS encoding HNH endonuclease signature motif containing protein, producing MEIAHIEPWSKVQQHTFDNLIALCPNHHTRFDTEKRIPAASVHRWKANLAVLNGRYSDLERRLLEEAANAPQNAMWPIHRSLFLLIRNLLADDMIGRVANHGQPGIVLNNQPVEIFVALTPKGREFVRRWQDAEPLGE
- a CDS encoding DUF6879 family protein, translating into MPALIPFEEIAHLFSEFEHTAFRLETRRGYVSDRQGARFQAFMRGIDPPPEPGHPWNVNVREKAEQGATFSRVRIIDEPPTDGQRFLMATAAGNVAAGEDIRVVPRSEAKRLGLPDFDLWLFDSRTLVRMHIDDTDTTIGVELVDDPAQVLAACRARDAAWPLAVPTAEVWAEVRSSV
- a CDS encoding collagen-like protein, yielding MAHDLRTANEARDALARQVQQLGGTPVAGKPGSRGEPGLAGQRGEKGHQGEPGPIGPTGSIGPSGQPGDDGTNGISQTGVPGSPGADGQSVVGPQGETGPQGQPGADGHDGADGKDGADGQACPAGHSWQAPADDSDALVCRNDGAPPPREKPGLLSLGLGPTRRQYP